In Cytobacillus oceanisediminis, the following proteins share a genomic window:
- a CDS encoding DUF6063 family protein, whose protein sequence is MMSAESIKKASAVYFTLLKDKVIDENSEHFQAYFDPDVRQTVLLLADESGTFIIESPKRIQLVVQPTGSVFATNFTHMKDRHKQVETKKHFHLMSVVIMAFLASIDRSQAAKIRTKREGISYYTLERQVNDVIMNWDSILKAKPDFGEDEKIDMKDVVTTWKYMEVETDDYGSKKANRRTRIGLIASSMRLLETEGLIVILDREDIPKAIPKQELFERIEYLYHDYDRYEMFKELMKTEEDQHAENPSN, encoded by the coding sequence ATGATGAGTGCAGAAAGTATCAAAAAAGCATCCGCTGTTTATTTTACGCTTTTAAAAGACAAAGTCATCGACGAAAACAGCGAGCACTTTCAGGCGTATTTCGATCCTGATGTAAGACAGACGGTTCTGTTATTGGCAGACGAATCCGGGACCTTTATCATTGAATCGCCAAAACGGATTCAGCTCGTCGTGCAGCCGACCGGCTCTGTTTTTGCTACAAATTTTACTCATATGAAGGATCGGCATAAGCAGGTTGAAACGAAGAAACACTTTCACCTGATGAGCGTAGTCATTATGGCATTCCTGGCAAGCATCGACCGAAGCCAGGCGGCTAAAATCCGTACGAAGCGCGAAGGGATTAGCTACTATACCTTGGAACGGCAAGTCAATGATGTCATTATGAATTGGGATAGCATTCTTAAAGCAAAACCGGATTTCGGAGAAGATGAAAAAATTGATATGAAGGACGTCGTGACAACATGGAAATACATGGAGGTCGAAACGGATGATTATGGATCTAAGAAAGCCAATCGCAGAACGCGTATCGGTTTGATTGCAAGCAGCATGCGTCTTTTGGAGACAGAAGGACTCATCGTCATTCTCGATCGGGAGGATATTCCAAAGGCGATTCCGAAACAGGAATTATTTGAGCGAATTGAATATCTGTATCACGATTATGACCGCTATGAAATGTTCAAGGAATTAATGAAGACAGAGGAGGATCAGCATGCCGAAAATCCATCGAATTAG
- a CDS encoding DUF5367 family protein, whose product MLNIAWGFLLWMSATILFRLFGQIFLISGQVFLVLTIFILAIPLITIATYPYYYLRKIPETERIKAAVQIALPGMLLDILSIIYFAKVFPNLTNDSLPLFASWLLWAYSLILLSGFTIKVRSKDAI is encoded by the coding sequence ATGCTTAATATAGCATGGGGCTTTTTATTATGGATGTCAGCAACTATATTATTCCGTTTATTTGGACAGATTTTTTTAATTTCTGGACAGGTATTTTTAGTGCTTACGATTTTTATTCTGGCAATCCCTTTAATTACAATTGCAACCTATCCTTACTATTATCTTAGAAAAATTCCAGAAACAGAACGTATCAAGGCAGCTGTGCAAATTGCTCTTCCAGGAATGCTGCTGGATATATTAAGCATTATTTATTTTGCAAAAGTGTTTCCTAATTTAACTAATGATTCTCTTCCTTTATTCGCTTCCTGGCTTCTTTGGGCGTATAGCCTGATATTATTATCAGGGTTTACAATAAAGGTAAGATCAAAGGATGCCATTTGA
- a CDS encoding AraC family transcriptional regulator: MEIIVKKLPETEVAYIRRTGSYFEPQDHWGRLISWASSNNLIPPQQSFIGISLDNPNQVENKDCRHDACVTIPEGFDKENHKEIKFKKLDGGDYALYPFYDTPDKLHNAYQYMFGEWLPNSGYDPDYDRHNLEFNLNNPADDAEGKCRVDLFVPIKK, from the coding sequence ATGGAGATCATTGTAAAGAAATTACCTGAAACAGAAGTAGCGTATATCAGGCGTACCGGAAGTTATTTTGAGCCGCAGGATCATTGGGGAAGACTGATTAGCTGGGCAAGCAGCAATAATTTAATCCCGCCGCAGCAATCTTTTATCGGCATCTCTTTGGATAATCCTAATCAAGTGGAAAACAAGGATTGCCGCCACGATGCTTGTGTTACCATACCGGAAGGATTTGATAAAGAGAATCATAAGGAAATAAAGTTCAAAAAACTGGATGGCGGGGATTATGCTCTTTATCCATTCTATGATACCCCTGATAAATTGCATAATGCCTATCAATACATGTTTGGAGAATGGCTGCCAAATAGCGGTTATGACCCGGATTACGATAGACATAACCTTGAATTTAATCTTAATAATCCTGCTGACGATGCAGAAGGGAAATGCAGGGTTGATTTATTTGTCCCAATAAAGAAATGA
- a CDS encoding Wadjet anti-phage system protein JetD domain-containing protein encodes MNEINIIETRVRSFIEDIQHPKQKKKLNINDLEFQLRKLLDDYYEMDGYSLFYEAIQSLQNEGQLNPIHNNQYNGKIPSLPLYYWVNLKVQMDKWDRLEMMKLSDLFDFSFYERHPEWQTKEEWSRIQNLYAFLQSSGERETISLEERSLELFGHEKFLQDVISFPDGKGFLARIGVSEEQLKVVKYGEPFVFWMKQGKEARDIQRVLIVENLSFFHTSIQLLESNLLDYEPELIIYGEGTKIERSFSFFFKIFPAKSYLFYYAGDLDAAGYGIMTRLIEKYPDCCIQPALKIYRKMLECLDQRNEQKSGQLQNLKYRDAFFQWFTEEERDLLVQLWQENKRIPQEVLTIETWRRWM; translated from the coding sequence GTGAACGAAATCAACATCATTGAAACAAGGGTAAGAAGTTTTATAGAAGATATTCAGCACCCGAAGCAAAAGAAAAAGTTAAACATAAACGATTTAGAATTTCAGCTGCGAAAACTGCTGGATGATTACTATGAAATGGATGGTTATTCACTGTTTTATGAAGCTATTCAATCATTGCAAAATGAAGGGCAGCTGAATCCAATACATAACAATCAATATAATGGCAAGATACCATCTTTGCCTTTATATTACTGGGTTAACTTGAAAGTTCAGATGGACAAATGGGATCGTCTCGAGATGATGAAGCTGAGTGATCTGTTCGATTTTTCATTTTATGAACGGCATCCGGAATGGCAGACGAAAGAGGAATGGAGCCGGATCCAGAATTTATATGCTTTTCTCCAGTCCAGCGGTGAACGGGAAACCATTTCACTCGAGGAAAGAAGCCTGGAGCTGTTCGGCCATGAAAAATTCTTGCAGGACGTGATCAGTTTTCCTGATGGAAAAGGTTTTTTGGCGCGAATTGGCGTATCGGAAGAGCAGCTTAAAGTGGTGAAATACGGAGAGCCTTTTGTATTTTGGATGAAGCAGGGGAAGGAAGCCAGAGATATTCAGCGGGTTCTGATTGTCGAGAATCTATCATTCTTTCATACTTCCATTCAATTATTGGAAAGTAATCTGCTGGATTATGAGCCAGAACTTATCATTTATGGGGAAGGCACTAAGATTGAACGGAGCTTTTCGTTTTTCTTTAAAATTTTCCCGGCTAAATCGTATCTATTCTATTATGCGGGAGATCTTGATGCGGCAGGATACGGGATCATGACCCGGCTGATTGAAAAATATCCGGATTGCTGCATTCAGCCTGCATTAAAGATTTATCGTAAAATGCTTGAATGTCTGGATCAAAGAAATGAGCAGAAATCAGGCCAGCTTCAAAACCTAAAATACCGAGATGCATTCTTCCAATGGTTTACCGAGGAAGAGAGGGACTTATTAGTGCAATTATGGCAGGAAAATAAACGGATTCCTCAGGAAGTCTTAACTATTGAAACATGGAGGAGATGGATGTGA